The Bubalus kerabau isolate K-KA32 ecotype Philippines breed swamp buffalo chromosome X, PCC_UOA_SB_1v2, whole genome shotgun sequence genome has a segment encoding these proteins:
- the LOC129639073 gene encoding zinc finger protein 75D-like isoform X2 — translation MGVFQEECSNIYQVLQEPGWNTQKESQPVDEGAVPAEESPTFSKQKSTPSWNMISELTLPESLSPLTFEDVALYFSKEEWKIMTPDQKTLYLDVMQDVYEDVASVGLNLKNDTGNDPPVSLPTLEIQPSGCEVLRKATMKDAETTMGDVNHGGTCRVWKRPRAFPGRKRKKLRTCKQELPKPVDVHGKGCEGEKPFKCQECGKSFRVSSDLIKHQRVHTEERPYKCEQCDKQFRWSSDLNKHLMAHQGIKPYRCSWCGKSFSHNTNLHTHLRIHTGEKPFKCYECGKRFIQNSHLIKHQRTHTGEQPYTCSICNRNFSRRSSLLRHQKVHKRRESCPVSPV, via the exons ATGGGTGTGTTCCAGGAAGAATGTTCGAATATATACCAGGTACTGCAGGAGCCGGGCTGGAATACTCAGAAAGAAAGccagcctgtggatgaaggag CTGTGCCTGCTGAAGAGAGTCCAACCTTTTCTAAACAGAAAAGCACCCCAAGCTGGAACATGATATCTGAGCTCACCTTGCCTGAGTCCCTG AGTCCATTGACATTTGAAGATGTGGCCTtgtatttttccaaggaagaatggAAAATAATGACCCCTGATCAGAAGACCCTCTACCTTGATGTAATGCAGGATGTCTATGAGGATGTCGCCTCTGTAG GGttaaacctcaaaaatgacacTGGAAATGACCCACCTGTATCTCTTCCTACATTAGAGATACAACCATCAGGATGCGAAGTATTAAGAAAGGCCACCATGAAAGATGCTGAGACAACGATGGGCGATGTAAATCATGGTGGTACATGCAGGGTATGGAAACGACCTCGTGCTtttccaggaaggaaaagaaagaaacttagaACTTGTAAACAAGAGCTTCCAAAACCTGTTGATGTTCATGGGAAAGGCTGTGAGGGAGAGAAACCTTTTAAATGTCAGGAATGTGGAAAAAGCTTCAGAGTTAGCTCTGACCTTATTAAACATCAGAGGGTTCATACCGAAGAGAGACCCTATAAATGTGAACAATGTGATAAGCAGTTTAGATGGAGTTCAGATCTTAATAAGCACTTAATGGCACACCAAGGAATTAAACCATATAGATGCTCATGGTGTGGAAAAAGCTTTAGTCATAACACAAATCTACACACACACCTaagaattcacactggagagaagccctTTAAATGTTATGAATGTGGGAAAAGATTCATTCAGAACTCCCACCTTATTAAACACCAGAGAACCCACACAGGTGAGCAGCCTTATACCTGTAGCATATGCAACAGAAATTTTAGCAGGCGTTCAAGCCTTCTTAGACACCAGAAAGTCCACAAGAGAAGGGAATCATGTCCAGTGTCTCCAGTCTGA